From the Roseateles sp. XES5 genome, one window contains:
- a CDS encoding carbohydrate ABC transporter permease — translation MRRDKHIRWLIAPALVLLAAGTLYPVVYAGYLSLLQWNWGSEAKFVGLRNFVRILSGSGFPKALFNTFYFAVFAVVIETLLGLGLALAINRIRIGAGLIRTLMILPLMVSGIAVSLIWKVMLDPTLGIVNYLLSLVGIAGPAWLGTVPTAMPSIIMIDTWWQTAFTFIILSSALKSLPAEPFEAARLEGATAFQTFRHVTLPMLKPVLITIIIFRTIDTLKVFDIIFGTTGGGPLRATESVQTLAYQTAFKSYKFGESAAIAVVFSLIILTLCIIYLMIDTDDGEKA, via the coding sequence ATGCGCCGAGACAAACATATCCGCTGGCTGATCGCGCCGGCCCTTGTGCTTCTGGCCGCCGGAACGCTCTATCCGGTCGTCTATGCCGGCTATCTCTCGTTGCTCCAATGGAACTGGGGCTCCGAGGCCAAATTCGTCGGGCTGCGGAATTTCGTGCGCATCCTGTCGGGCAGCGGTTTTCCGAAGGCGCTGTTCAACACCTTCTATTTCGCCGTCTTCGCCGTGGTGATCGAGACCTTGCTCGGTCTCGGCCTGGCACTCGCCATCAACCGCATCCGCATCGGTGCCGGCCTGATCCGTACCCTGATGATCCTGCCGCTGATGGTCTCGGGCATCGCGGTGTCGCTGATCTGGAAGGTCATGCTCGATCCGACGCTCGGCATCGTCAACTATCTGCTGTCGCTCGTCGGCATAGCCGGCCCCGCCTGGCTCGGCACGGTGCCGACCGCCATGCCCTCGATCATCATGATCGACACCTGGTGGCAGACGGCCTTCACCTTCATCATCCTCTCTTCCGCCCTGAAAAGCCTGCCGGCTGAACCCTTCGAGGCAGCGCGGCTGGAGGGGGCGACCGCGTTCCAGACCTTCCGCCACGTCACGCTGCCGATGCTAAAGCCGGTGCTGATCACCATCATCATCTTCCGCACCATCGATACGCTGAAGGTCTTCGACATCATCTTCGGCACGACCGGCGGCGGGCCGCTGAGAGCCACGGAAAGCGTGCAGACGCTCGCCTACCAGACGGCCTTCAAATCCTACAAGTTCGGCGAGTCCGCGGCCATCGCCGTCGTCTTCTCGCTGATCATCCTGACGCTTTGCATCATCTACCTGATGATCGATACCGACGATGGAGAAAAGGCATGA
- a CDS encoding cytochrome P450 produces MLEPVRAQYYAGPPGKPLNLLLQARADFLSIWRAGDYSENVSQIRILGRQVVLVNSPALIRDVVVKRQDNYERKSPQMRRALEHLLGDGLFISDGETWRQRRALVADIVHMNRVPAFGPVMEQTASELVERWRGMPEGTMLNALHEMAGLTAEIISRAVFGNQLGEEGAAAVTEGFTSYQSLIDSINLGYFLGFDDGLPILRTPSLRRSVKRIHRIIDKVVEDHLAGRGDHNSMVELLIRRQQRNPELKLDVVALRNEAATIFMAGHETTAATLTWAWYLLARAPWVERAVHEEIARVCGDRTPTIDDVPNLEWCKAVIEETLRLYPPVPILARQNRKADQLGGLDIAANSLILIVPWLLHRTESLFPEPHRFRPERFLEGRRPTPYSYIPFASGPRVCPGLHFGLTEAVLCLAAIAQRFRVRVPENHKVEPVCRLTLRPRDGLPITIEKR; encoded by the coding sequence GTGCTCGAGCCCGTGCGCGCGCAGTATTATGCCGGCCCGCCGGGAAAACCGCTCAATCTTCTCCTGCAGGCGCGCGCTGATTTCCTGTCGATCTGGCGTGCCGGCGACTATAGCGAAAACGTCTCGCAAATCCGCATTCTCGGCCGCCAGGTCGTGCTGGTGAACAGCCCCGCGCTCATCCGCGACGTGGTCGTCAAGCGGCAGGACAACTACGAGCGCAAGAGCCCGCAGATGCGGCGCGCGCTGGAACACCTGCTCGGCGATGGCCTCTTCATTTCCGACGGCGAGACCTGGCGCCAGCGGCGCGCGCTCGTCGCCGACATCGTGCACATGAACCGCGTACCCGCCTTCGGTCCCGTCATGGAACAGACCGCAAGCGAACTCGTCGAGCGCTGGCGCGGCATGCCCGAGGGCACCATGCTCAACGCCCTGCACGAAATGGCCGGCCTGACGGCGGAGATCATCTCACGCGCCGTCTTCGGCAACCAGCTCGGCGAAGAGGGCGCGGCGGCCGTCACCGAGGGCTTCACCAGCTACCAGTCGCTGATCGATTCGATCAATCTCGGCTACTTCCTCGGCTTCGACGATGGCCTGCCGATCCTGCGCACGCCCTCGCTGCGTCGCTCGGTCAAGCGTATCCACCGGATCATCGACAAGGTCGTCGAGGATCACCTCGCCGGCCGCGGCGACCACAATTCGATGGTCGAGCTGTTGATCCGCCGCCAGCAGCGCAACCCCGAACTGAAGCTGGACGTGGTGGCGCTGCGCAACGAGGCCGCAACGATCTTCATGGCCGGCCACGAGACCACGGCCGCGACCCTGACCTGGGCCTGGTATCTGCTGGCCCGCGCCCCCTGGGTGGAGCGCGCCGTCCACGAGGAGATCGCCCGTGTCTGCGGCGACCGCACGCCGACCATCGACGACGTGCCGAACCTCGAATGGTGCAAGGCGGTCATCGAGGAGACGCTGCGCCTCTATCCGCCGGTGCCGATCCTGGCGCGGCAGAACCGCAAGGCAGACCAGCTCGGCGGCCTCGACATCGCCGCCAATTCGCTGATCCTCATCGTGCCGTGGCTGCTGCACCGCACCGAGAGCCTGTTTCCCGAGCCACACCGCTTCCGGCCCGAACGCTTCCTGGAAGGCCGCCGGCCGACGCCCTATAGCTACATTCCCTTCGCCAGCGGCCCACGTGTCTGCCCGGGCCTGCATTTCGGCCTCACCGAGGCGGTGCTGTGCCTTGCCGCCATCGCCCAGCGCTTCCGCGTGCGGGTTCCGGAAAACCATAAGGTGGAGCCGGTCTGCCGGCTCACGCTGCGCCCGCGCGACGGCCTGCCGATCACCATCGAGAAACGCTGA
- a CDS encoding PQQ-binding-like beta-propeller repeat protein gives MRTSKAEILHEYGPFPGVEQIGGVTFDGKAVWFAAGDAVHSIDPEDGRILGTIDMAAHAGTAYDGRHLFQISEDKIHKIDPASGTVLATIPAPGNGGDSGLTWAEGSLWVGEYRSRQIHQIDPQTGAVIRVIQSNRMVTGVTWVDGELWHGTWEGEESDLRRIDPESGAVLDTILMPEGTGVSGLESDGADRFFCGGGRSGTIRTIRRPR, from the coding sequence ATGCGCACGTCCAAGGCGGAGATCCTGCACGAATACGGCCCCTTTCCCGGCGTGGAACAGATCGGCGGCGTCACCTTCGACGGCAAGGCCGTCTGGTTCGCCGCCGGTGACGCCGTCCATTCCATCGACCCCGAGGACGGCCGCATTCTCGGCACCATCGACATGGCCGCCCATGCCGGCACGGCCTATGACGGCCGCCATCTCTTCCAGATTTCCGAAGACAAGATCCACAAGATCGATCCTGCTTCCGGCACCGTGCTCGCCACCATTCCCGCCCCCGGCAATGGCGGCGATTCCGGCCTCACCTGGGCGGAAGGCTCGCTGTGGGTCGGCGAATACCGCAGCCGGCAGATCCACCAGATCGATCCGCAGACCGGCGCGGTCATCCGCGTCATCCAGAGCAACCGCATGGTGACGGGCGTGACCTGGGTGGATGGCGAACTCTGGCACGGCACCTGGGAGGGCGAGGAAAGCGACCTGCGCCGCATCGATCCGGAAAGCGGCGCCGTGCTCGACACGATCCTCATGCCCGAGGGCACCGGCGTCTCGGGTCTGGAATCCGACGGCGCCGACCGCTTCTTCTGCGGTGGCGGACGAAGCGGCACGATCCGCACCATCCGCCGGCCGCGCTAG
- a CDS encoding helix-turn-helix domain-containing protein, with amino-acid sequence MDSMITAAARALAAGDPLGALDRVALREDPPALALRGIAMAQLGDLDRAKTLLKSAGRAFGPREAVARARCVVAEAEIALVSRDLTWPVKALSAAGQILAAHGDHLNAAHARTLAIRRLLLIGDLAEAAARLAETEPDALPPTLRAAHELAVAGIAVRRLHIDAAREAFARATDAARQARIPALLREVEEAATVLRQPAARLVTAGTERPLLPREVASLLTTDTLVVDACRHVVRCGETTVSLATRPILFSLLRTLAEAFPGDASRERLLLDAFRARHADESHRARLRVEMGRLRAELGGVADITATKTGFALAPNNGRPVAVLAPPLDEPHADVLALFADGEAWSTSALAIALGTSARTVQRALEALSSAGKVQAIGRGRTRRWLTPTPGAFSTLLLLPGPLPGG; translated from the coding sequence ATGGACTCGATGATCACAGCCGCCGCCCGGGCGCTTGCCGCCGGCGATCCGCTCGGCGCGCTCGACCGCGTGGCGCTGCGCGAGGACCCGCCGGCGCTGGCGCTGCGCGGTATCGCCATGGCCCAGCTCGGCGATCTCGACCGGGCCAAGACGCTCCTGAAAAGCGCCGGCCGCGCCTTCGGCCCGCGCGAGGCCGTGGCGCGGGCGCGCTGCGTCGTGGCGGAAGCGGAAATCGCCCTCGTCTCGCGTGACCTCACATGGCCGGTCAAGGCGCTTTCGGCAGCCGGGCAAATACTTGCCGCCCATGGTGACCACCTCAATGCCGCTCATGCGAGGACGCTGGCCATCCGCCGTCTGCTGCTGATCGGCGATCTGGCGGAAGCCGCAGCGCGCCTTGCCGAGACGGAGCCCGATGCGCTGCCGCCCACGCTGCGGGCCGCGCACGAGCTGGCCGTCGCGGGCATCGCGGTACGCCGCCTGCATATCGATGCGGCGCGGGAGGCCTTTGCCCGCGCAACCGATGCGGCGCGGCAGGCGCGCATCCCCGCCCTGCTGCGCGAGGTGGAAGAGGCGGCGACCGTGCTGCGGCAGCCCGCCGCCCGGCTGGTGACGGCGGGGACGGAGCGCCCGTTGCTGCCGCGGGAGGTCGCAAGCCTGCTGACAACAGACACTCTGGTTGTCGATGCCTGCCGGCATGTCGTCCGCTGCGGCGAGACGACCGTCTCGCTCGCCACAAGGCCGATCCTGTTTTCCCTGTTGCGCACGCTGGCCGAGGCCTTTCCCGGCGATGCGAGCCGGGAAAGGCTGCTTCTCGACGCCTTCCGTGCCCGGCATGCCGACGAATCCCACCGCGCGCGTCTGCGCGTGGAAATGGGGCGGCTGCGCGCGGAACTCGGAGGAGTGGCCGACATCACCGCGACGAAGACCGGCTTTGCGCTGGCGCCGAACAATGGCAGGCCCGTTGCCGTTCTCGCCCCGCCGCTGGATGAGCCGCATGCCGACGTGCTCGCGCTCTTTGCCGATGGCGAGGCCTGGTCGACCTCGGCGCTCGCCATCGCGCTCGGCACCAGCGCGCGCACCGTGCAGCGCGCGCTTGAAGCGCTTTCCAGCGCCGGCAAGGTGCAGGCGATCGGCCGCGGGCGCACCAGGCGCTGGCTGACGCCGACGCCCGGCGCCTTCTCGACACTCTTGTTACTCCCGGGCCCCCTGCCCGGCGGTTAG
- a CDS encoding lysophospholipid acyltransferase family protein, with amino-acid sequence MTDQPPHKAEGLARRKAWFFSSGDRPGLSALFAGREARQRFLTYWVKDNLWNAAHLLGHYSLKLLPMDVVSNLGGWLGRFAIPRFHKVAVHRARATIRTLRPDLSEAECEALVAENQRSQGRIMTEFSVVTRMIDHPERICYEGLEIIEQAVRAGPTIIVGLHLGNWEIGPILLQKINVSPHTFYVPPTERAKAWIARRVRTKTGVQFLPPGFQGVRPALKVLQKGGVVNAFCDEGFRGVIRGPFFDRPPHMEGNIALIIRLARMTNATICPWYNIRTEGFRFEARALAPIRLPPEEKPGERFLEDMLHLNAAIEPVVRAHLDQWYFLDSSL; translated from the coding sequence GTGACGGACCAGCCGCCCCACAAGGCCGAAGGCCTCGCCCGCCGCAAGGCCTGGTTCTTTTCGAGCGGCGACCGGCCGGGCCTGTCGGCGCTTTTCGCCGGCCGCGAGGCGCGCCAGCGCTTCCTGACCTATTGGGTCAAGGACAATCTCTGGAACGCCGCCCACCTCCTCGGCCACTATTCCCTGAAGCTGCTGCCGATGGATGTTGTCTCCAACCTCGGCGGCTGGCTCGGTCGCTTCGCCATTCCCCGCTTCCACAAGGTCGCGGTGCACCGGGCGCGCGCGACGATCCGCACGCTCCGCCCCGATCTCTCCGAAGCCGAGTGCGAAGCCCTTGTGGCCGAGAACCAGCGGTCGCAGGGCCGCATCATGACGGAGTTCTCCGTCGTCACCCGTATGATCGACCACCCCGAGCGCATCTGCTACGAGGGCCTTGAAATCATCGAACAGGCCGTCCGCGCGGGGCCGACGATCATCGTCGGCCTGCATCTCGGCAATTGGGAAATCGGCCCGATCCTGCTGCAGAAGATCAACGTTTCGCCGCACACCTTCTATGTGCCGCCGACGGAACGGGCGAAGGCCTGGATCGCCAGGCGCGTACGCACGAAGACCGGCGTACAGTTCCTGCCGCCCGGCTTCCAGGGCGTGCGCCCGGCCCTCAAGGTCCTGCAGAAGGGCGGCGTCGTCAACGCCTTCTGCGACGAAGGTTTCCGCGGCGTCATCCGCGGCCCCTTCTTCGACCGTCCGCCCCATATGGAAGGCAACATCGCCCTCATCATCCGCCTCGCGCGCATGACGAACGCGACGATCTGCCCCTGGTACAACATCCGCACGGAAGGCTTCCGCTTCGAAGCCCGGGCCCTCGCCCCCATCCGCCTGCCCCCGGAGGAAAAGCCGGGCGAACGTTTCCTCGAAGACATGCTCCACCTCAACGCCGCCATCGAACCTGTCGTGCGGGCGCATCTGGACCAGTGGTATTTCCTGGACAGTTCGCTCTGA
- a CDS encoding ABC transporter ATP-binding protein, which yields MSAVSLESIDISYGSVDVVRNLDLDIKSGEFVVFVGPSGCGKSTTLRLIAGLEEGRSGKISIGGRVVNEVDPAKRDVAMVFQNYALFPHMSVADNISFGMRLRGEAKDKIAASVADVARMVGLQDHLHKRPGALSGGQRQRVALARAIVRKPAVFLFDEPLSNLDAEFRAAMRYELSKLHRELGSTMIYVTHDQVEAMTMGDRIAVLAPLKQAGRSNLMQFGTPEEIYSRPATRFVAEFIGSPTMNFFEGRAEGGAIRIGGLNLPGANHLPTMLTVGIRPEHVRLGAGEGPSIIGTVEGVENLGHEKLWFLGTAEGRIVARTSDSAGHHVGETVSVHFAAEKLHLFDRETGERVDDRLLSVPSGASTIRPHASEGS from the coding sequence ATGTCCGCCGTTTCCCTGGAAAGTATCGACATCTCCTACGGCTCCGTCGATGTCGTCCGCAATCTCGATCTCGACATCAAATCGGGTGAGTTCGTCGTCTTCGTCGGCCCGTCCGGCTGCGGAAAGTCGACGACGTTGCGCCTGATCGCCGGTCTTGAAGAGGGCCGCTCCGGCAAGATTTCCATCGGCGGCCGCGTCGTCAACGAGGTCGATCCGGCTAAGCGCGATGTCGCCATGGTGTTCCAGAACTACGCGCTCTTCCCGCATATGTCGGTCGCCGACAACATCTCCTTCGGCATGCGGCTGCGCGGCGAAGCGAAGGACAAGATCGCGGCAAGCGTCGCCGACGTTGCACGCATGGTCGGCCTGCAGGACCATCTGCACAAGCGGCCTGGCGCGCTCTCCGGCGGCCAGCGCCAGCGTGTGGCGCTCGCCCGCGCCATCGTGCGCAAACCCGCCGTCTTCCTGTTCGACGAGCCGCTTTCCAATCTCGATGCCGAATTCCGCGCCGCCATGCGCTACGAGCTGAGCAAGTTGCACCGCGAGCTCGGCTCGACCATGATCTACGTCACGCACGACCAGGTCGAGGCGATGACGATGGGCGACCGCATCGCCGTGCTCGCGCCCCTGAAGCAGGCTGGCCGCTCGAACCTCATGCAGTTCGGCACGCCCGAGGAGATCTACAGCCGCCCGGCCACCCGCTTCGTGGCCGAGTTCATCGGCTCGCCCACCATGAACTTCTTCGAGGGGCGGGCCGAAGGCGGCGCCATCCGCATCGGCGGCCTGAACCTGCCCGGTGCAAACCATCTTCCCACGATGCTCACCGTCGGCATCCGCCCGGAGCATGTCCGCCTTGGCGCAGGCGAGGGGCCATCCATCATAGGTACCGTCGAGGGCGTCGAGAACCTCGGGCACGAAAAGCTCTGGTTCCTCGGCACCGCCGAGGGGCGTATCGTCGCGCGCACCTCCGATAGTGCCGGCCATCATGTCGGGGAGACTGTCAGCGTGCATTTCGCAGCGGAAAAGCTGCATCTTTTCGATCGTGAAACGGGTGAGAGGGTCGATGATCGCCTCCTATCCGTGCCCTCTGGCGCTTCCACGATCCGGCCTCACGCAAGCGAGGGGTCCTAG
- a CDS encoding NAD(P)/FAD-dependent oxidoreductase has translation MRKHKVVIVGAGFGGMQAARSLRHPDIEITIIDRRNHHLFQPLLYQVATTLLATSEIAWPIRSVFRNRPDISTLLGDVVGIDREQKRVVLRDGHMVPFDTLILATGARHAYFGRDEWEPYAPGLKALEDATTIRRRLLLAFERAELETDPKAREALLTFAIIGGGPTGVELAGIIAQLAHHTLVKEFRSIDTRTSRIVLVEAGPRVLPAFHPDLSGYAERALEKIGVTIRTGIPVTSCGEDGIRIGETFVPAQTVIWAAGVQASKAGQWLDCPTDRAGRVIVEPDLTVKGMPEIFVIGDTALVTGPDGKPVPGIAPAAKQQGKYAAGIIRDRLSSKPSPKAFRYRHLGNLATIGPSAAVIELGRIRLKGWLAWWIWGLAHIYFLIGTRSRLAVAMSWLWTAVTGLHSARLITQKETLKGEV, from the coding sequence ATGCGCAAGCACAAGGTCGTCATCGTCGGCGCTGGTTTCGGTGGCATGCAAGCAGCCAGGAGCCTGCGGCATCCGGATATCGAGATCACCATCATCGATCGCCGCAATCACCACCTGTTCCAACCCCTCCTCTATCAGGTCGCGACCACGCTTCTCGCGACATCGGAAATCGCCTGGCCCATCCGCTCCGTCTTTCGCAATCGGCCCGACATTTCCACGCTCCTCGGCGATGTCGTCGGCATCGACCGGGAGCAGAAGCGCGTTGTCCTGCGGGACGGCCACATGGTCCCCTTCGACACGCTGATCCTGGCGACCGGCGCGCGGCATGCCTATTTCGGCCGCGACGAGTGGGAACCCTATGCACCCGGGCTGAAAGCCCTCGAGGACGCGACGACCATCCGGCGGCGCCTCCTGCTCGCCTTCGAGCGCGCGGAACTGGAGACGGATCCGAAGGCGCGCGAAGCCCTCCTGACCTTCGCCATCATCGGCGGCGGCCCGACCGGCGTCGAGCTGGCCGGCATCATCGCGCAGCTCGCGCACCACACCCTCGTCAAGGAATTCCGGTCGATCGATACCAGAACCAGCCGGATCGTTCTCGTCGAGGCAGGCCCGCGCGTCCTGCCGGCATTTCACCCGGACCTTTCCGGTTATGCCGAACGCGCCCTTGAAAAAATCGGCGTCACCATCCGGACGGGAATACCGGTGACCTCCTGCGGCGAGGACGGGATACGGATCGGCGAGACGTTCGTGCCGGCGCAAACGGTGATCTGGGCGGCGGGCGTCCAGGCGTCGAAGGCAGGACAATGGCTCGATTGCCCGACGGATCGCGCCGGGCGCGTCATCGTCGAGCCGGACCTGACCGTGAAGGGAATGCCGGAGATCTTCGTGATCGGCGACACCGCGCTCGTTACCGGCCCGGACGGAAAGCCGGTCCCCGGCATCGCGCCCGCCGCAAAGCAACAGGGCAAATATGCCGCCGGCATCATCCGGGATCGCCTTTCAAGCAAGCCGAGCCCGAAAGCCTTCCGCTACCGGCACCTCGGCAATCTCGCCACCATCGGCCCGAGCGCCGCGGTCATCGAACTGGGCCGGATCCGCCTGAAGGGATGGCTCGCCTGGTGGATCTGGGGCCTTGCCCATATCTACTTCCTGATCGGCACCAGGAGCCGCCTCGCGGTCGCGATGAGCTGGTTATGGACCGCCGTGACAGGACTTCATTCGGCGCGCTTGATCACGCAGAAGGAAACCCTGAAGGGCGAAGTCTAG
- a CDS encoding MFS transporter: protein MIHTHYRWVIVAAGGLLGCVAIGAMFSLPVFLLPISKETGWSVTGISTAMTIGFLALAFASMFWGNLSDRWGPRPVVLVGSALLVVSLLLASTITSLVAFQFVFGLMVGVAVAAVFAPMMACVTGWFDTHRSLAVSLVSAGMGMAPMTMSPFAAWLVTMHDWRTSMQVIALVAAVLMIPAALLVKSPPALQEGGDGAAAADEPQEAMSTRDVLRSPQFVILCLTNFFCCATHSGPIFHTVSYAITCGIPMIAAVTIYSIEGLAGMGGRVVFGILGDRFGAKHILVLGLFAQAFGALAYIFTGGLASFYLVAGIFGFIYAGVMPLYAVIARENFPLRMMGTVIGGTAMAGSLGMALGPVAGGLIYDTFASYTWLYVGSWGIGLGAFLIAMTFRPVPKGREALATA, encoded by the coding sequence ATGATCCATACGCATTATCGCTGGGTGATCGTCGCGGCAGGGGGCCTGCTCGGCTGCGTTGCCATCGGCGCCATGTTCTCGCTACCGGTTTTCCTCCTGCCCATTTCCAAGGAAACGGGCTGGTCGGTGACCGGCATTTCCACCGCCATGACCATCGGGTTCCTCGCCCTGGCCTTCGCCAGCATGTTCTGGGGAAACCTCTCCGACCGCTGGGGGCCGCGGCCCGTCGTTCTGGTAGGCTCGGCGCTGCTCGTCGTCAGCCTGCTCCTGGCAAGCACGATCACCTCGCTCGTCGCCTTCCAGTTCGTCTTCGGCCTCATGGTGGGGGTGGCGGTCGCCGCCGTCTTCGCGCCGATGATGGCCTGTGTCACCGGCTGGTTCGATACGCATCGCAGCCTTGCCGTCTCGCTGGTCTCGGCGGGCATGGGCATGGCGCCCATGACCATGTCGCCCTTCGCGGCCTGGCTCGTGACCATGCATGACTGGCGGACCTCGATGCAGGTCATCGCGCTGGTCGCCGCCGTGCTGATGATCCCGGCAGCGCTGCTGGTCAAGAGCCCGCCGGCTCTCCAGGAAGGCGGGGACGGCGCGGCTGCGGCGGATGAGCCGCAGGAGGCGATGTCGACGCGGGACGTGCTGCGCTCGCCGCAATTCGTCATCCTGTGCCTCACGAACTTCTTCTGCTGCGCCACCCATTCCGGGCCGATCTTCCATACGGTCAGCTATGCCATTACCTGCGGCATTCCGATGATCGCGGCCGTCACGATCTACAGCATCGAGGGCCTTGCCGGCATGGGCGGGCGTGTGGTCTTCGGCATTCTCGGCGACCGGTTCGGCGCCAAGCACATTCTCGTGCTCGGGTTGTTCGCGCAGGCCTTCGGGGCGCTCGCCTATATCTTTACCGGGGGGCTTGCGTCCTTCTATCTCGTGGCGGGCATCTTCGGCTTCATCTATGCCGGCGTCATGCCGCTTTATGCGGTCATCGCGCGGGAAAACTTCCCGCTGCGCATGATGGGCACGGTCATCGGCGGCACGGCCATGGCCGGCAGCCTCGGCATGGCGCTGGGGCCGGTCGCCGGCGGGCTGATCTACGACACCTTCGCCAGCTATACATGGCTCTATGTCGGCTCCTGGGGCATCGGCCTCGGCGCCTTCCTCATCGCCATGACGTTCCGGCCGGTGCCGAAGGGACGGGAGGCGCTGGCAACGGCTTGA
- a CDS encoding DUF1989 domain-containing protein, with protein sequence MKPNPITAAPADAEARKAITPVICYPVETLPRPDLAAYRALRNDLELVETVVVPPREAATWTVPAGHFCRIVSSEGPQVGDLNLFNANDLRERLYTGKTRALNGTHVGLGDQLFSNFPYLRPIATITHDTLDWYGFDEFGGAVHDVIGTRCDPYTNNLLSHGGQYHHCCHSNLTRAFAKKTGMAPREAEGYVHDVLNVFMCTGFTRDTGQYFMKASPVRPGDYLEFFAEIDLLGCMSACPGGDCSSQHSSDTAACYPMVVEIYKAKGLPQGWAPPPVNGYDGTHGL encoded by the coding sequence ATGAAGCCCAATCCGATAACCGCAGCGCCTGCGGATGCAGAGGCCCGCAAGGCCATCACGCCGGTGATCTGCTATCCGGTCGAGACCTTGCCGCGGCCGGACCTTGCCGCCTACCGCGCTCTTCGGAACGATCTGGAGCTGGTGGAGACCGTCGTCGTGCCGCCGCGCGAGGCCGCGACCTGGACGGTGCCGGCCGGGCATTTCTGCCGCATCGTCAGCAGCGAGGGACCGCAGGTCGGCGACCTCAACCTCTTCAATGCCAACGACCTGCGCGAGCGGCTCTATACCGGCAAGACGCGGGCGCTGAACGGTACCCATGTCGGGCTCGGCGACCAGCTCTTCTCGAATTTCCCCTATCTGCGCCCCATCGCCACCATCACGCACGATACGCTGGACTGGTACGGCTTCGACGAATTCGGCGGCGCGGTGCACGATGTCATCGGCACGCGCTGCGACCCCTACACGAACAACCTCTTGAGCCACGGCGGCCAGTATCACCATTGCTGCCATTCCAACCTGACGCGCGCCTTTGCCAAGAAGACCGGCATGGCGCCGCGCGAGGCGGAAGGCTACGTGCATGACGTGCTGAACGTCTTCATGTGCACCGGCTTCACGCGGGATACGGGGCAGTATTTCATGAAGGCGAGCCCGGTGCGGCCGGGCGACTATCTGGAGTTCTTCGCCGAGATCGATCTGCTCGGCTGCATGTCGGCCTGCCCGGGCGGGGATTGTTCGTCGCAGCATTCCTCCGATACGGCGGCCTGCTATCCCATGGTCGTCGAGATCTACAAGGCCAAGGGCCTGCCGCAGGGCTGGGCGCCGCCGCCGGTCAACGGCTATGACGGCACCCACGGCCTCTAG
- a CDS encoding carbohydrate ABC transporter permease — translation MTASSSARRPLWPYAVAIVAVAVSLFPIFWILTIALKTQVDAFAMPPVWFFTPVWENFGKAWSSTGFSGAFFNSLIVCAIGNMLALAAGIPAAYYLNKKHVPGRRTILIWLLISYMLPEFLFIVPMYVLFQSVGLYDTVIGLALIYQVFTLPFTIWLLRAFFADIPEALAEAARLEGASTLRIVWTIYVPIAAPGIAATVILNSIKMWNELTIALALTFEKAQTVTLAVAGFRGYASIDWGAMSAASIIIILPMALFAILAQRRIVQGLSLGAVK, via the coding sequence ATGACCGCGTCATCTTCCGCCCGCCGCCCGCTCTGGCCCTATGCGGTCGCCATCGTCGCCGTCGCCGTCTCGCTGTTCCCGATCTTCTGGATCCTGACCATCGCGCTGAAGACCCAGGTCGATGCCTTCGCCATGCCGCCGGTCTGGTTCTTCACGCCGGTCTGGGAGAATTTCGGCAAGGCCTGGTCCTCGACGGGCTTTTCGGGCGCCTTCTTCAACAGCCTGATCGTCTGCGCCATCGGCAACATGCTGGCGCTCGCCGCGGGCATTCCGGCCGCTTACTATCTCAACAAAAAGCACGTTCCCGGTCGCCGCACGATCCTGATCTGGCTCCTGATTTCCTACATGCTGCCGGAGTTCCTGTTCATCGTGCCGATGTACGTGCTCTTCCAGTCCGTCGGGCTCTATGACACGGTGATCGGGCTGGCGCTGATCTACCAGGTCTTCACGCTGCCCTTCACCATTTGGCTGCTGCGCGCCTTCTTCGCCGATATTCCCGAGGCGCTTGCCGAGGCGGCGCGGCTGGAGGGCGCAAGCACCCTCCGCATCGTCTGGACGATCTACGTCCCGATCGCAGCACCGGGCATCGCCGCCACCGTCATCCTCAATTCCATCAAGATGTGGAACGAGTTGACGATTGCTCTGGCGCTGACCTTCGAGAAGGCGCAGACCGTGACGCTCGCCGTCGCCGGTTTCCGCGGCTACGCTTCCATCGATTGGGGCGCGATGTCGGCCGCCTCCATCATCATCATTCTGCCCATGGCGCTCTTCGCCATCCTGGCGCAGCGGCGCATCGTCCAGGGGCTCAGCCTCGGTGCGGTCAAGTAA